A region from the Corylus avellana chromosome ca7, CavTom2PMs-1.0 genome encodes:
- the LOC132187972 gene encoding uncharacterized protein LOC132187972 has translation MVGNSSSPTHRQEHMQAIVTLRSERQVDNQVVEQEEDPAGQEREKSGNKEKRDAEPSIATPIIEDPLRSFDLITVKRKTNVPKKAFLTKQVSSILQCKLPLKYKDPGCPTISCMIGVSQIERALLDLGASVNLLPYSVYVQLGLGELRPTSMTLQLADRSVKVPRGIVEDVLIKVDKFYFPVDFIVLDTEPVPNVGSQIPVCLIEEILEDVVEESSMADLLDVCFAQFGEDLDLDKLLEQADAILETAPLVSSEKEETTIPDPPKKELKPLPDTLKYKFLGLANSLSVIIALDLVDAQEEKLLEVLREHKEAIG, from the exons ATGGTTGGGAATTCCTCAAGTCCTACGCACAGGCAAGAACATATGCAAGCGATTGTCACACTAAGGTCAgagagacaagtggacaatcaggtgGTTGAGCAAGAAGAAGACCCTGCGGGGCAAGAAAGGGAAaagagtggcaacaaagagaagagagatgccgaGCCATCTATAGCCACACCCATTATTGAGGACCCTCTTAGGTCATTT gacttgattACAGTGAAGAGGAAGACAAATGTTCCGAAGAAGGCATTCCTGACCAAGCAGGTTAGTTCAATCCTTCAATGCAAGTTGCCCCTCAAGTAcaaggaccctgggtgtcctactatttcttgcatgataggagtcaGCCAAATTGAGAGGGCATTATTGGATCTTGGAGCAAGTGTAAATTTGTTGCCCTACTCAGTTTATGTGCAGTTGGGGCTAGGAGAGTTGAGGCCTACATCCATGACATTGCAATTAGCTGATAGGTCAGTGAAGGTTCCACGGGGAATAGTAGAGGATGTCTTGAttaaggtggataagttttatttCCCCGTGGATTTTATTGTGCTTGACACAGAGCCGGTTCCAAATGTGGGGAGTCAAATACCG GTATGCTTGATTGAGGAGATCCTTGAGGATGTTGTTGAAGAATCAAGCATGGCGGACCTCCTGGACGTATGCTTTGCTCAGTTTGGAGAGGATCTGGACTTAgacaagttgcttgagcaagcagatgcaatTTTGGAGACTGCTCCTCTAGTGAGCAGTGAGAAGGAGGAGACAACAATACCTGATCCCCCCAAGAAGGAACTTAAACCTCTACCGGACACTCTcaagtataagttcctaggtcTAGCAAATTCATTGTCTGTGATTATAGCTTTAGActtggttgatgctcaagaggaGAAATTGTTAGAGGTTTTAAGAGAACATAAAGAAGCTATCGGCTAG